The bacterium genomic interval CTTGGGGTGCGTCGGAAGGCGGTAGTCGAACAAAAAAGCCGCCTTCTCGTCGATGACCTTTGTGATATCCATCAAACCCGGGCGCGTGAAGCGCACTTCATCGAACGAGCCGGGGACGTAAAAATTGAGGTAATACCGCTTCGCCAGAGGTACCCCGGAGAACTCAAGGCGGTAGACGCCGTCTGCTCCGCTCTGGCCCTTGGCGGCAACCTGGAACGCACCCCGGTTCAGGCGCGGATCCGCAAGAAGGGGCTTTCCCGAGGCCAGGATCTCCACCCCCAGCCCGCGCACCGGAAGACCGGAGGAATCCGTCACCGTTCCCGCGACGACAAAGATTTTTTGGGGCGCTTTCTGCGCATTTTGGCCCCCCGCCGAGGGAGCAAGCCCGCCCGGCGGGGTCTTCGAGGCGCACGAAACCACGAGCAGTGCGCACGCGGCGCTCGCAGCGAGCCCGAGGGACCGGCGGCTCACTTCCCGTGACAATGCTTGTATTTTTTGCCACTGCCGCATGGACAAGGCTCGTTCCGGCCGACTTTGGGCGTTGCACGGCGAACCGGGGCCGCCGTCTGAATAGCGCCGTCGGCGTCCCCCTCGCTAAAACCGCCGGAGGATGGGTGAGAGAGAATAAGATCCTGTTCGGGTTCGGGCTCTTCCAGCTGCACCTGATCCGAATCGACATCGAGACGGTAAAGGTACTGAATCGTTTCGGATTCGACCTTTTTGTTCAGCTCCTCGAACATCTCGAAGCCCTCGCGCTTGTACTCGTTGAGCGGATTGACCTGCGCATAGCCCCGAAGGCCGATGCCTTCCTTCAGGTGTTCCATCGTGGAGATATGATCCTTCCAATGGGTGTCGAGCACCTGGAGGTAAACGATGCGCTCCAAATCGCGCCGGATCTCTTGGTCGAAGGCCGCATATTTCGCCTGCAGCGCCTCGTCGATCAACTCGTGAAGTTGTTCCGCCAAGCGGTCGCGCATCTCGTCTTCCACATCGATCTCGCGGAAAGGCTGTGAAAAGCGAAGTTTCCAACCCTCGACGGTACCGTGGATCCCGTACTGGCCCTCCATCGCCTCGACCAGAGCGGGCAGGTTCCATTCCTCGAAATGCTCGGACTCGGGAAAATGCAGATCCAGAAGAGCATCAAGAATCCCGTGGGCCATTTCGCCGATCTGCTCGGAAACATCCTCTCCCTCAAGAACGGAGTTGCGGAGGCCATAGATGATTTCGCGCTGCTTGTTCATCACATCGTCGTACTCGAGCAGATGCTTCCGCATTTCGAAGTGGTGAGCCTCCACCTTTTTCTGCGCATTCTCGATGGCCTTGCTCACCATCTTGGCCTCGATGGGTACGCCCTCCTCCATCCCGAGGCGCTCCATCACCCCGCTGATGCGGTCGGAGCCGAAGATGCGCAAAAGATCATCTTCGAGTGAGAGATAGAAGCGCGAGCTGCCGGGATCGCCCTGGCGGCCCGCGCGCCCGCGCAACTGGTTGTCAATGCGGCGGCTCTCGTGCCGCTCGGTACCCACCACGTGAAGTCCGCCGAGGGACACGACCTCCTGGTGTTCTTTCTCGCAGGCCTCCTGGAATTTCTTCAACGCCGCTTCGTATTCCGGGCCTTCCTTCTCATCCGTTCCGGCGGCAGCCAGAAACTCGGGGTTCCCGCCGAGGAGGATGTCCGTTCCGCGGCCCGCCATGTTGGTCGAAATGGTCACGGCCCCCTTTCGGCCTGACTGCGCGATGATCTCTGCCTCTCTTTCGTGTTGCTTGGCGTTCAGGACGTGGTGAGGCACTTTCCGCTTCCGCAGCATGTCGCTGAGCTCTTCGCTCTTTTCGATGCTGATGGTTCCGACCAGTATCGGGCGCCCCGCCCTGTTCGATTCGGCGATCTCGTCGATCACGGCCTCGAGCTTCTCGCGCTCGGTTCGGAAGACCATATCGGGATGCTCGTGGCGTCTCAGATCCTGGTTCGTGGGTATGACCGCAACGTCCAGTTTGTATGTCTGATGG includes:
- the secA gene encoding preprotein translocase subunit SecA; its protein translation is PLIISGPADEATKLYVTVNKLIRPLLRESERSDEPVDEDGYIEGGKDNISKKKYEFLIVDEKSKTVSLKETGVVEAEKILNQGNVMRKDTGLYDMSSINILHHVEQALRAHVLFTKDVDYVVKDGEVIIVDEFTGRLMPGRRYSDGLHQALEAKERVKVQEENVTLATITFQNYFRIYDKLAGMTGTADTEAAEFHQTYKLDVAVIPTNQDLRRHEHPDMVFRTEREKLEAVIDEIAESNRAGRPILVGTISIEKSEELSDMLRKRKVPHHVLNAKQHEREAEIIAQSGRKGAVTISTNMAGRGTDILLGGNPEFLAAAGTDEKEGPEYEAALKKFQEACEKEHQEVVSLGGLHVVGTERHESRRIDNQLRGRAGRQGDPGSSRFYLSLEDDLLRIFGSDRISGVMERLGMEEGVPIEAKMVSKAIENAQKKVEAHHFEMRKHLLEYDDVMNKQREIIYGLRNSVLEGEDVSEQIGEMAHGILDALLDLHFPESEHFEEWNLPALVEAMEGQYGIHGTVEGWKLRFSQPFREIDVEDEMRDRLAEQLHELIDEALQAKYAAFDQEIRRDLERIVYLQVLDTHWKDHISTMEHLKEGIGLRGYAQVNPLNEYKREGFEMFEELNKKVESETIQYLYRLDVDSDQVQLEEPEPEQDLILSHPSSGGFSEGDADGAIQTAAPVRRATPKVGRNEPCPCGSGKKYKHCHGK